The following are encoded in a window of Amphibacillus xylanus NBRC 15112 genomic DNA:
- a CDS encoding XTP/dITP diphosphatase: MKKILIATKNKGKVDDFRAIFDQDRVEIISLLDLDSSIEDIEETGETFSENAILKAEGIAEQMNLPVLADDSGLSIDYLDGRPGVYSARYAGSDKDDQRNIEKVLSELEGVPLEKRGASFICALAFAVPGKETIVKYGKCSGVIVEEPIGENGFGYDPIFMPDGYNLTMAQLSPEEKGRISHRGKALKEMAAWLELEGKEGFD; this comes from the coding sequence ATGAAAAAGATTTTAATAGCAACTAAAAACAAAGGAAAAGTAGATGACTTTAGAGCAATTTTTGATCAAGATCGTGTTGAAATTATTTCATTATTAGATCTTGACTCTTCTATTGAAGATATTGAAGAAACAGGTGAGACTTTTTCGGAAAATGCTATCTTAAAAGCAGAGGGAATTGCTGAACAGATGAATTTACCTGTTTTAGCAGATGATTCTGGTTTATCAATTGATTATTTAGATGGACGTCCAGGTGTTTATTCGGCACGTTATGCAGGAAGCGATAAGGACGATCAACGCAATATTGAGAAGGTATTAAGTGAGCTAGAAGGTGTACCTTTAGAAAAGCGTGGAGCATCGTTTATTTGTGCTTTGGCTTTTGCAGTACCTGGTAAGGAAACTATCGTTAAGTATGGGAAATGTAGTGGTGTCATTGTTGAAGAGCCGATAGGAGAAAATGGATTTGGCTATGATCCTATTTTTATGCCCGATGGCTATAATTTGACGATGGCACAATTATCACCAGAGGAAAAAGGACGTATAAGTCATCGTGGTAAGGCATTAAAAGAAATGGCAGCTTGGTTAGAATTAGAGGGGAAAGAAGGTTTTGACTGA